CAGTTTACAGACGAAGAGGGCAAGTCTCAGGAAGGCAAGGGATTGAGTGGGAGTAGTTCCATTTCTAACGCTGAAGAGGCTCAACTCTTGCCTATCTTCCAGTCcaggtttacacacacacacacacacacacacacacacacacacacacacagcttccccGCTATTTTTCTGGTGTTGACCCTACCCCAGCAAAGGGTTAGAGATGCTTGAAGATCTTTCCTGGGGCGCCCTGACTTGCACAGACTTCTACCTCTGTGGGTAGATGACGCTTGGGATGGAGCTTAGGCCCAGAGAGGACTTTGCTGCTGGGAGAGGAGGTGTCAGTGGTGGCTGGTTGAAGCATTCACCCCCAGCAGGGCTGTGCCTGTCCCATCCCCGCCTCATACACTCATGCCGCacagaaatatttcagaaacGTTTATGCCACAGAGAAGTCCAAAACCTGCAGGAAGCTGCAGCCATCCTCCAGGCTGCCCGGAGCCACGGCTGTCCCCTGAAGGGGACACCAGCAGGCAGGTGGCCTGCATGAGCCAAGGAGCCAGGGCCACTTGCTGACATCCTTTTGTCCTCTGCCCTAAATCTGGAGGTTCCATTTAGgccggtggggggcggggggaagaggAAGTGGAAAAGGGGTAGGAGAAGTGTGGGTCTCTTCAGGGTACTCTTCCTGCTTTGGGATGGTGACTCACCCAGCTGGCCCTGGGAGGGACAACTCCTCAGGCCAGACTAACGCGGCCAAGACTAGGGTTCTGGAAGGAGCGGAGGGAGGTTCCTGGGATGCGGTGGCCAGGAGGAGTCGCCGCAGAAGCTAGAAGGGAGGCCcgcctgcccacccccaccccccaccccccccaccccccccccccccgccttctcACCAGCCTCTAAGCCCGGCCCAGCAGGCACAGGACCACTTCAGCCCTGGCAGCTGACGGAGTCCGCATCTCCTCCACCCTCCATCACTTTGGGCCTTTCTTAAGTACCATGACATTGTCATACTCAGTCCCCTGTGGCCAGCCAGAGGCAGCAAAGTCCTGTCCCGCTGGGTAGACATGCTGGAGGCCGCTGGGGTCCCTGTCAGCTGCGGCTTGCCCCCTCCAGGCCTCACCCCGGATCTCCTGTGGGCTGTCATACAGGGACAGGGCGGCCACCCCCTCAGGCTCATCGTATATGTGGTCGTGTCGGGAGGGCGGGTGCTCCTCAATGCTCTCGTACAGAGGGTCGGCCGGGGCCTGGGGAGGGATGGCCAGGATGCCCCTCAAGCTCTTCCGCGGGTTCTGTACCACTGCATCGAAGGGCACCGCGTACTCCCCCTCTGGGCCCCGCTGCAGCCGGGGGGCAGGAACCCTGACGGTGGTGGGCGATAGTGGTGGGAGTGAGTCGTGGGGTCGGGAGTAGGGACTCTCCGGCTGGAGCAGCGCCGCAGGGTTGGGTACTGGCTGGGTCGGGGGCCCAGGAGGGGAGGCGTTCTTCTGGGCAGCGATGGCCTCTTCCAAGGCCAGGAAGATCTCATTGCCTTGCCGGGTCTCAAACTCAAAGTTGCCCTCCCCTGAGAGGCAGCGCCGGCCTGCCTCAAAGGAAAAGGTTGCCTGGGTGGAGAAGAAAGCCGATGACTCGCAGGCCACTGGGCGGGGCTGCTTGCCACTCCCGGACCCAGCTCCCAACCACAAGCCTGtccccccagcctctccccaagctgcttccccttccctcccgccATGCTTTTGCTTACAAGCGAAGCCCTCTCtcatcttttctccttcttcctcccatcCATCGAGTATGAAGCTCGATGCAGAGTTCATCCTCCACCACGCCAGCCACTCTCcaccctcccacctctccccacctcttcctctcctttccttctcccccacctcGACCACCATTTCTCCCTGCCGTGgttctctcctccagcccctgggctgTGCTGTTTCTCTTCTGCCGGCCTTTATCTCGTCGTTTCTTCCTCCtccattctctcttcctttgaGGGCCCCTTCGCCCTCTCCCTGACGCTCTCTTTTCTCTCACCGCTCATCCTTCCTCTCACCTGCCCGCGGCAGCCCCCCCCCTCACCTTGTCCCGCCCAAAGCGCCGCAGGAACCTGTAGGGCCATTCATACAGCTGGGTGCCCAACTGAGGGCCGCCCCACAGCTCCAGGGCACTCTCCCCGGCCCGGAGGGTGTAGGATCCCCAGAGTCGGCACCTCTCACTGGCTTCTGTGGGTCTCACAGTCACAGAAAACTCCTTGCAGGGGGCCCCTGGGGAGAAGAGGGTAGACAAGGAGGCAGTTCATGGGAAGCAGCCGACCTGTCTCAACTCTGCCCTGCTTTACATAGCATGCCAGGTCTCCAGAAAAAGTATTACCCACGGCCCcatgaccctgcagcctgcatcCTGAATGCTGAGCTGCCCTGCGCCAGGTCAGACTCCCTAAAATGCCAGGAACCTCCAGCCCTCCCTCAGGAGGCATCATGCCCTAGCCACACGCACCCCGACCCCGTACCCACATCCTTCCTGCCCCTCTCACCAGAGCCACAGCCTTATCTCCACCTCATCTCTCTCCCCAAGCCAGCTGCCTCCCCAGTCCCGACTGTCGCAGCTGCAGGTGCAGCTGACCCTGCCCTCCCAGCTCTCAGCCTACCCAGCCCCTGCCCATGCCATCAGGTGCCCTCCGAGAGGTGGAGCCTGGATGTCCCCCCCCCCATGTCCACCTGCTCTCCCCACGCGCCCACCCCGAGGGCTAGACAGAGAGCAGGAGGGGCCTTGCCTGGTCAGCAAAAAGCTCCCTTGCCGCAGGACAGCTCAAATCCACAGAAAGAAAACCATTCTTTTCACAGACCATCGCTCGGGTGCCAACAAGGGAGAGTTCAAGAGCCCCACCTTCACCTGGACCCCTCAGTCGGGCcctttcccaccagcagggccTGCACAAGAGGGAGTGGGCCAAGGGTGCAGGGCTGACATTTCAGGCAGGCCAGCCTCCCCGACCTTGGGCTGTGCCGGAAGCAGCGATGCGGAGAGACTGATAAGGGGGCTGGCCGGGGCCGGGGGCAGCCACAAGGCAGGAAGACTGAGCCGGCAGCCGGccagccctcacctcctccccaccaCGCCCTGGAGAGAGCACCCAGGGAGCAAAGGCAGGGCCCTCACCTGTGGTCGCACTGCTGTACAATTCATTCTCCTCCATGCGGGGCCGGCCGCCCTTCCCCTTCAGCTCCTTCCTCTGGCCCTGGCGGGGAAGGCCCAAGACTCACCACCATCGCCAATCCCAAGCCCACCACTGGCCACCGCAAGCTTTCTTTCAAAACACACTCAGCCTACTGCCCTGTCTTTATTCTGAACTGGGatccctcacccccaccaagGAACCACCTCCAGCATCCTGACCTTGGCTCTCACGACATCTGCCCACGGCAAGCATCCAGTGCCCCGTGCCCTTTCTACAGCCCTGGGCGACTCACGGGGAAGGCCAGGAGGCAGATGGCCTGTATCCAGTCACCCCGCTCTGCAGTGGGGGCCGCCAGCGCGTACAGGCGCTCCGTAGTCTCCAGGAAGAAGGTGCTGGTATCCCGGGGGCTGCTGACCTCCCCTCCGGCCTCAGCCACCCGCAGGCAGTCACTGAGGCGGATGATCTTCCGGGGGGCCTCTCCCCGGCGAGGCTTCTCCGGGCCCTCCTGGAGCTCCAGCCGGGCCAGGGCGCAGCCCGACCCTCCGTACAGCGCCGCCCCGAACCGGCGCCATTTCTGCCCCCAGATGCGTAGCAGGTGGGGAGATGGAGAGATGGTGCCCAGCGGGGAGAGAAGGACCCGGGGGAGACAGAGGTGAAGGTCGGGGGAGACCCAAGGAGGCAGAGAGCCTAACAGAGGCCTTAGGAGTTAGAAAGCATTGGAGATGCACCCCAAGCAATCCAATAAGAGGCCTACAACGACAGCAGAGAGGAAGCCAAAGGCAAGAAAGGCACAGGAGTGAGCCCCATGGAGGCGACTGCAGGGAGGCCGGGCAGGCCCAACCCAGGGGATCCAAGTCAAGAGGCAGAAAACCTGCGAGTCCCGGAGCCCAGAGGGCTGAGGAGGGCAGCCCAAGGGCCCAGACTGGGGAGCACGCTTCTCATTCTCTGTGAGGCCCCATAGAAGGCCCTGTCCCCCGGAACCTCAGCTGACCCTCCTGAACCTTCCCGCCTCATCCTC
This region of Delphinus delphis chromosome 6, mDelDel1.2, whole genome shotgun sequence genomic DNA includes:
- the DOK2 gene encoding docking protein 2; the protein is MEDVAVKQGFLYLQQQQTFGKKWRRFGAALYGGSGCALARLELQEGPEKPRRGEAPRKIIRLSDCLRVAEAGGEVSSPRDTSTFFLETTERLYALAAPTAERGDWIQAICLLAFPGQRKELKGKGGRPRMEENELYSSATTGAPCKEFSVTVRPTEASERCRLWGSYTLRAGESALELWGGPQLGTQLYEWPYRFLRRFGRDKATFSFEAGRRCLSGEGNFEFETRQGNEIFLALEEAIAAQKNASPPGPPTQPVPNPAALLQPESPYSRPHDSLPPLSPTTVRVPAPRLQRGPEGEYAVPFDAVVQNPRKSLRGILAIPPQAPADPLYESIEEHPPSRHDHIYDEPEGVAALSLYDSPQEIRGEAWRGQAAADRDPSGLQHVYPAGQDFAASGWPQGTEYDNVMVLKKGPK